In the Syngnathus scovelli strain Florida chromosome 16, RoL_Ssco_1.2, whole genome shotgun sequence genome, one interval contains:
- the hcrt gene encoding hypocretin neuropeptide precursor, protein MVVVLALVLLPHLACCDPDSVSDECCRQPSQVCRLHLLLCRSGWVRNRPADASAGILTLGKRMEDEGALDSRLQHFLHEPRNQAAGILTMGRRAQRLRTPPLTARPHLLMGHMQGRT, encoded by the coding sequence ATGGTTGTGGTGCTGGCGCTGGTGCTGCTGCCCCACTTGGCTTGCTGCGACCCTGACAGCGTGTCCGACGAATGCTGCAGGCAGCCGTCGCAGGTGTGTCGCCTGCACCTGCTGCTTTGTCGCTCGGGATGGGTCAGGAACAGGCCAGCCGACGCCTCCGCCGGCATCCTGACATTGGGCAAGCGCATGGAAGATGAGGGTGCCTTGGATAGCCGCCTGCAGCACTTCTTGCACGAGCCACGGAACCAAGCCGCCGGGATCCTCACCATGGGCAGGAGGGCCCAGAGACTGAGGACCCCCCCTCTGACGGCACGCCCTCACCTTTTGATGGGCCACATGCAGGGGCGGACGTAA